Proteins from a single region of Candidatus Palauibacter scopulicola:
- a CDS encoding DUF512 domain-containing protein — protein MIRIASVEPGSIAADLELPAGLAVLEINGKPIRDGLDLLFHQAEPALRVLAEQRTGERLLFEIEKPADEPLGIVPEPDKIRRCTNACPFCFVKGNPKSDKLRAPLYVKDDDYRLSFLHGHYITLTNLRPDDWDRIFEQRLSPLYVSVHSTDPEVRLGMLKNPRSAHIGQDLDRLAEGRIAVHAQVVLCPEVNDGEHLRRTIEDLYRRGDAIRSLSIVPVGLTSWNAALGGRTLEPAECGAALDAVDAIRERALAERGQGWCYAADEMYLQAGLEPPGAAYFDDHELESNGVGAISTLTDRVTGQLEALRPLEGRRVVAVTGTSMGPTLTRLAGRIARRTGAEVSTVAVENTLYGPMVTTAGLLPGTDHRSALQGAGDFDVALFSAQALNDRDLFLDDVSLAELQAGFPGRRVEPSHDLVDVLSRL, from the coding sequence ATGATTCGAATCGCCAGCGTCGAGCCGGGGTCAATCGCCGCAGATCTCGAGTTGCCGGCGGGCCTCGCCGTGCTCGAGATCAACGGCAAGCCCATCCGGGACGGCCTGGACCTTCTCTTCCACCAGGCGGAGCCCGCGCTCCGGGTGCTCGCGGAGCAGCGGACGGGCGAGCGGCTCCTGTTCGAGATCGAGAAACCGGCGGACGAACCCCTCGGCATCGTCCCGGAGCCCGACAAGATTCGCCGCTGCACGAACGCGTGCCCGTTCTGCTTCGTGAAGGGAAACCCGAAATCCGACAAGCTGCGGGCGCCGCTGTATGTGAAGGATGACGACTATCGGCTGTCCTTCCTGCACGGCCACTACATCACGCTGACGAACCTGCGTCCGGATGACTGGGACCGCATCTTCGAACAGCGACTGTCCCCCCTCTATGTGAGCGTCCACTCCACGGACCCCGAGGTCCGCCTGGGGATGCTGAAGAACCCCCGGAGCGCGCATATCGGGCAGGATCTCGACCGGCTGGCCGAGGGCCGCATCGCCGTGCACGCGCAGGTCGTCCTCTGTCCGGAGGTGAACGACGGCGAACACCTGAGACGGACGATCGAAGACCTCTATCGCCGCGGGGACGCAATCCGGTCGCTCTCCATCGTCCCCGTGGGCCTGACCTCGTGGAACGCGGCGTTGGGCGGGCGGACGCTCGAACCGGCGGAATGTGGCGCGGCGCTCGACGCCGTCGACGCGATCCGCGAGCGGGCCCTGGCGGAGCGGGGGCAGGGGTGGTGCTACGCCGCCGACGAGATGTACCTGCAGGCGGGACTCGAACCGCCCGGCGCCGCGTACTTCGACGACCACGAACTCGAGAGCAACGGCGTGGGGGCGATCTCCACGCTGACGGATCGCGTGACCGGACAGTTGGAGGCGCTCCGCCCGCTGGAAGGGCGCCGGGTCGTCGCGGTCACGGGGACCTCGATGGGGCCGACGCTGACCCGCCTCGCGGGCCGCATCGCCCGGCGCACCGGCGCGGAGGTTTCGACGGTCGCGGTCGAGAACACGCTGTACGGGCCGATGGTCACGACGGCCGGCCTCCTGCCGGGCACGGATCACCGGAGCGCACTGCAGGGTGCGGGAGACTTCGACGTGGCCCTCTTCTCGGCGCAGGCGCTGAACGACCGAGACCTCTTCCTCGACGACGTGAGCCTCGCCGAGTTGCAGGCCGGTTTTCCCGGCCGCCGGGTCGAGCCTTCGCACGACCTCGTCGACGTCCTCTCGCGGCTCTAG
- a CDS encoding tetratricopeptide repeat protein, with the protein MVRTGARAATAATLASIFTSAGLFGQECEFDANSAASTASEAIQRLAEAATAADSLDIFMDAWEALGSDLDSDNPVVPLLGAQIQIGLGNFPDAVAFLDRYDATAAPECMMHGEAQRYNGWVRLYNQGVTAYGASDYETALDAFMLANDFNPDLRTYSNAALLQSQLGDNAGAIETYRAALAADIPDADAESLRGIVRGLGDMLGAEGRGDEALQAYSDYLAGNPDDVVIQIRYAGVLADQGQTEESAAIYSATLERTDLTYQQWLEVGVGFYNAQNFPDAATAFGKAREGNPYNKEAMENYVNASIQSDRPGPVIALADTLTQWYPYDALAHQLRFQSLGRAAMNEQAMEAMGEEQALPLSVTFAQMAAAANGRYIVQLAFTNRTASGTLQMTFEFVDAGGQVVTEHTQSFGADSGSFTFEIQSDVPLAGFRYGTIGG; encoded by the coding sequence ATGGTGCGTACTGGCGCGAGAGCGGCGACCGCCGCCACCCTCGCGTCGATCTTCACTTCCGCGGGACTCTTCGGGCAGGAATGCGAGTTCGACGCGAACAGCGCGGCCTCCACGGCTTCCGAGGCGATCCAGAGACTGGCCGAGGCCGCAACGGCCGCGGACAGCCTGGACATCTTCATGGACGCCTGGGAGGCGCTCGGATCGGATCTCGACAGCGACAACCCGGTGGTTCCCCTGCTGGGCGCCCAGATCCAGATCGGTCTCGGAAACTTTCCGGATGCCGTCGCGTTTCTCGACCGCTACGACGCTACCGCGGCGCCCGAGTGCATGATGCACGGCGAGGCACAGCGCTACAACGGCTGGGTCCGGCTCTACAACCAGGGCGTCACGGCCTACGGCGCATCCGACTACGAGACGGCGCTCGACGCCTTCATGCTTGCGAACGATTTCAATCCCGACCTCCGCACGTACAGCAACGCGGCCCTCCTGCAGTCGCAGTTGGGAGACAACGCCGGTGCGATCGAGACGTATCGGGCCGCGCTCGCCGCGGACATTCCCGACGCGGACGCGGAGTCACTGCGCGGCATCGTCCGCGGACTCGGCGATATGCTGGGGGCGGAAGGCAGAGGGGATGAAGCCCTCCAGGCCTACAGCGACTACCTCGCCGGGAATCCGGACGATGTCGTGATCCAGATCCGGTATGCGGGAGTCCTGGCCGATCAGGGGCAGACCGAGGAGTCGGCGGCGATCTATTCCGCGACGCTCGAGCGCACGGACCTGACGTACCAGCAGTGGCTCGAAGTCGGGGTGGGATTCTACAACGCTCAGAACTTCCCGGACGCGGCCACCGCGTTCGGGAAGGCTCGCGAGGGGAACCCCTATAACAAGGAAGCGATGGAGAACTACGTTAACGCTTCCATCCAGTCCGACCGTCCCGGGCCCGTCATCGCGCTCGCGGACACCCTCACGCAGTGGTATCCGTACGACGCGCTCGCTCACCAGCTCCGCTTTCAGTCGCTGGGCCGCGCCGCAATGAACGAGCAGGCGATGGAGGCCATGGGCGAGGAGCAGGCGTTGCCGCTCTCCGTCACGTTCGCGCAGATGGCCGCGGCCGCGAACGGCCGGTACATCGTGCAGCTCGCGTTCACGAACCGCACCGCGTCCGGCACGCTGCAGATGACGTTCGAGTTCGTCGATGCCGGCGGGCAGGTCGTCACGGAACATACGCAGAGCTTCGGGGCCGATTCCGGCAGCTTCACCTTCGAGATCCAGTCCGACGTGCCGCTGGCCGGGTTCCGGTACGGAACGATCGGCGGCTGA
- the uvrC gene encoding excinuclease ABC subunit UvrC yields MSGQRSSRGPDLDALREQARGLGHEPGVYLFRDAAGEVLYVGKAKSLRSRVASYFGAEASRSVKLVRLVREIDSIETFPVRSEAEALLLEWNLIREFGPRFNIQLRDDKSYPYIKITIGEPFPRIFVTRRLRDDGSRYLGPFTDVGAMRRALRTIKQMYTVRSCHYRMPAELPPRPCLDYHIGRCKAPCAGLQSEADYRMMIDEILEILGGRTGAVRRSVESRMAEAAEALDYERAGELRDVLRGLDQLESRQAAIDPRGGSHDAIGFARQPAGGSVCGIVLRVREGRLVGRRVHYLANVGDEPDEAVLGALVKGYYLRQADDVPSELLVPDPFDEHDLVEEYLSGVAGHRFRIRVPARGPGLELTRAASRNAAHVLERDRVERGDEAGAGVEAAGPSPAAARLAEALGLEAPARDIVCFDVSTLAGRESVGSCVWLRDGRPHKDEYRRFRIRDSEEGRTDDYAMMQEIVSRYFDRRVREGRGLPDLVVVDGGRGQLSAARQAMDGAGVSDLPTVALAKREEEVFRPGTPTPLRLPRADPGLHWLQRARDEAHRFALRYNRTLRRRRALRSRLSEIPGVGPEREQRLLERFGSLDLIRRATPAQLARTPGIGPATATSILTALGEDDPARGAAP; encoded by the coding sequence ATGAGCGGCCAGCGGTCGTCGCGCGGGCCGGACCTTGACGCGCTGCGCGAGCAGGCGCGGGGGCTGGGTCACGAGCCGGGCGTGTACCTGTTTCGGGATGCCGCGGGGGAGGTCCTCTACGTCGGAAAGGCGAAATCGCTCCGCTCGCGCGTCGCCTCCTATTTCGGCGCCGAGGCGAGCCGTTCCGTAAAGCTCGTCCGCCTCGTGCGGGAGATCGACAGTATCGAGACCTTCCCGGTGCGCTCGGAAGCCGAAGCCCTCCTCCTCGAATGGAATCTCATCCGCGAGTTCGGGCCGCGGTTCAACATCCAGCTCCGCGACGACAAGAGCTATCCGTACATCAAGATCACGATCGGGGAGCCCTTCCCGCGGATCTTCGTGACGCGCCGGCTGCGGGATGACGGATCGCGGTATCTGGGGCCCTTCACCGACGTCGGGGCGATGCGGCGGGCGCTGCGCACGATCAAGCAGATGTACACCGTGCGATCGTGCCACTACCGGATGCCGGCGGAGCTTCCGCCCCGGCCCTGTCTCGACTATCACATCGGGCGCTGCAAGGCGCCGTGCGCGGGCCTCCAGTCCGAAGCGGACTATCGGATGATGATCGACGAGATCCTCGAGATCCTCGGAGGGCGGACGGGGGCCGTGAGGCGCTCGGTGGAGAGCCGGATGGCGGAGGCCGCCGAAGCGCTGGACTACGAACGGGCGGGGGAGTTGAGGGACGTATTGCGCGGCCTCGACCAGCTCGAGAGCCGGCAAGCGGCGATCGACCCCCGAGGCGGGAGCCACGATGCGATCGGCTTCGCGCGCCAGCCGGCGGGCGGGTCGGTGTGCGGCATCGTGCTGAGGGTGCGGGAGGGAAGGCTCGTCGGTCGGCGGGTCCACTATCTCGCGAACGTCGGCGACGAACCGGACGAAGCCGTGCTCGGGGCCCTCGTGAAGGGGTACTATCTGCGCCAGGCGGACGATGTCCCGTCGGAACTGCTCGTCCCGGACCCGTTCGACGAGCACGATCTCGTGGAGGAGTACCTCTCGGGCGTCGCCGGACACCGCTTCCGCATCCGGGTGCCGGCGCGCGGCCCCGGGCTGGAACTGACCCGGGCCGCGAGCCGGAACGCGGCGCACGTGCTGGAACGGGACCGGGTGGAGCGGGGGGACGAGGCGGGGGCGGGGGTCGAAGCGGCGGGACCCTCGCCCGCCGCGGCGCGGCTGGCGGAGGCGCTCGGGCTGGAGGCCCCGGCGCGGGACATCGTCTGCTTCGACGTGTCGACGCTCGCGGGCCGGGAGTCGGTCGGCAGCTGCGTGTGGCTCCGGGACGGCCGGCCGCACAAGGATGAATACCGCAGGTTCCGAATCCGGGACTCGGAAGAGGGACGGACCGATGACTACGCCATGATGCAGGAGATCGTCTCGCGCTACTTCGACCGGCGCGTCCGGGAGGGACGGGGGCTGCCCGACCTCGTGGTCGTGGACGGGGGGAGGGGACAGCTGTCGGCGGCGCGACAGGCCATGGATGGCGCCGGCGTCTCGGACCTGCCCACCGTGGCCCTCGCGAAGCGCGAAGAAGAGGTGTTCCGGCCCGGAACCCCGACGCCGCTGCGGCTTCCACGCGCGGATCCGGGTCTGCACTGGCTGCAGCGGGCGCGCGATGAGGCCCACCGTTTCGCGCTCCGGTACAACCGGACGCTGCGCCGCCGCCGGGCCCTGCGGTCGAGGCTGAGCGAGATCCCGGGGGTGGGACCGGAGCGCGAGCAGCGTCTGCTGGAGCGGTTCGGCAGTCTCGACCTCATCCGGCGGGCCACGCCCGCGCAGCTCGCGCGGACGCCGGGGATCGGTCCGGCGACCGCCACCTCGATCCTCACCGCGCTCGGCGAGGACGACCCGGCCCGGGGCGCCGCGCCGTGA
- the gltX gene encoding glutamate--tRNA ligase, producing MTPSTAAKARVRTRFAPSPTGALHLGNARTAILNWLFARRHGGAFVLRLEDTDTERAVPGGEEMIYEALDWLGIAPDEGPREGGPFAPYRQLARADRHRARAAELLESGRAFRCYCRPDELEARRQAAIAAGEPTGRDARCRNLPAGRARRHEAAGREAAIRLRVESGPIEFTDLLKGTLAIDGDDLGDLVLVRSDGRPTYNFAVAVDDIEMEISHVIRGVGHLSNTPKQVLLYRAFGVRPPEFVHIPTILAPGGGKLSKRRGAAGVLDYRERGFHPDAVLNYLSLLSWSSEDGEEFLSREVLVERIDLDRLGAADAEVDEEKMAWLSGRHLRAEPAGRLAGEWAGRLDMEGLGLNDADLRRAAQVFAKRTRLLSDVSSEVEPIYRAPETGGSAARESLSGPAAATAIRLARAAWADTAWRPEPLATALRGAMRDAGLAGRTFFPPVRVALTGQLHGPDLGEVAYALGRERTLARLAAATEKERSV from the coding sequence GTGACGCCTTCGACCGCGGCGAAGGCGCGCGTCCGGACCCGTTTCGCGCCGAGCCCGACCGGTGCCCTCCACCTGGGCAACGCGCGCACCGCGATCCTGAACTGGCTCTTCGCGCGGCGGCACGGCGGCGCCTTCGTGCTCCGCCTCGAGGATACGGACACCGAGCGCGCGGTACCGGGGGGGGAGGAGATGATCTACGAGGCCCTCGACTGGCTCGGCATCGCCCCCGACGAAGGGCCGCGGGAGGGGGGACCGTTCGCGCCGTACCGCCAGTTGGCGCGCGCCGACCGGCACCGGGCCCGCGCGGCGGAGCTGCTGGAATCGGGGAGGGCCTTCCGCTGCTACTGCCGGCCGGACGAACTGGAGGCGCGGCGACAGGCGGCGATCGCCGCGGGGGAACCCACCGGACGCGATGCGCGCTGCCGCAACCTTCCCGCCGGACGGGCGCGCCGGCATGAGGCCGCGGGGCGGGAGGCCGCGATCCGGCTCCGCGTGGAATCCGGACCCATCGAGTTCACCGATCTCCTGAAGGGCACCCTCGCCATCGACGGCGATGACCTGGGGGACCTCGTGCTCGTGCGCAGCGACGGACGGCCCACGTACAACTTCGCGGTCGCCGTGGACGACATCGAGATGGAGATCAGCCACGTGATCCGGGGGGTGGGCCATCTCTCGAACACGCCCAAGCAGGTGCTCCTGTACCGGGCGTTCGGGGTGCGGCCGCCGGAGTTCGTCCACATCCCGACCATCCTCGCCCCCGGGGGCGGGAAGCTCTCCAAGCGGCGCGGGGCGGCCGGGGTCCTCGACTACCGGGAGCGGGGATTCCATCCGGACGCGGTGCTCAACTACCTGTCGCTCCTCTCGTGGTCCTCGGAGGACGGGGAGGAGTTCCTGAGCCGGGAGGTGCTCGTGGAACGGATCGACCTCGACCGGCTGGGGGCGGCCGACGCCGAGGTGGACGAGGAGAAGATGGCTTGGCTTTCCGGGCGACACCTGCGGGCGGAACCGGCCGGACGGCTGGCCGGCGAGTGGGCGGGGCGGCTCGACATGGAAGGGCTGGGGCTGAACGACGCCGATCTCCGCCGCGCGGCGCAGGTGTTCGCCAAGCGCACGCGTCTCCTCTCCGACGTCTCGTCCGAGGTCGAGCCGATCTACCGCGCGCCGGAGACCGGCGGATCCGCCGCGCGGGAGTCGCTCTCCGGCCCCGCGGCAGCGACCGCGATCCGCCTCGCCCGCGCGGCATGGGCGGACACGGCGTGGCGACCCGAACCCCTCGCCACGGCGCTTCGCGGCGCGATGCGCGACGCCGGTCTCGCGGGACGTACCTTTTTTCCGCCCGTCCGGGTCGCCCTGACCGGGCAGCTTCACGGCCCCGACCTCGGCGAGGTCGCCTACGCGCTCGGACGCGAACGCACCCTCGCACGACTCGCGGCAGCGACAGAAAAGGAGCGAAGCGTATGA
- a CDS encoding threonine synthase, with protein MSWRLECGLCERPVARGLATVCPDPDCGKPLLARYDLGALDGEALRRAWTGRQGGMWRFREIMPVEPNEDPVTLGEGGTPLLEIEIGGEFEGLRLMVKDEGLNPTGSFKDRGLCAAVTRAVHEGARDLVIPSAGNAGAALAAYAARAGVPSRLFIPEDTPEGVARRCEHYGADIVRVDGLIDECGRLSAEYGAETGAFNISTLKEPYRIEGKKTMMLEIVEALGWRAPDAIVYPTGGGTGLIGSAKTLAELRELGLIDGDTRLYAVQGTGCAPIVRAHAAGEAYAEPWRNASTEAWGLRVPGALGDFLMLEAIRESGGGGVAVSDDAMKVGALELGAAGVGAAIEGGATLAGARELRRSGELRDGETVVLFNTGNLLTY; from the coding sequence ATGAGCTGGCGCCTCGAATGCGGCCTCTGCGAGCGACCCGTCGCCCGGGGGCTGGCCACCGTGTGCCCGGACCCGGACTGCGGGAAGCCCCTGCTGGCCCGGTACGACCTCGGAGCCCTGGACGGCGAAGCGCTGCGGCGGGCCTGGACCGGGCGACAGGGGGGCATGTGGCGTTTTCGGGAGATTATGCCCGTCGAGCCGAACGAGGATCCGGTAACGCTCGGGGAGGGCGGCACGCCCCTGCTCGAGATCGAGATCGGAGGGGAGTTCGAGGGCCTCAGGCTCATGGTGAAGGACGAGGGCCTCAACCCCACGGGGAGCTTCAAGGACCGCGGGCTGTGCGCCGCCGTCACGCGGGCGGTGCACGAGGGGGCGAGGGACCTCGTCATTCCGAGCGCCGGAAACGCGGGGGCGGCCCTCGCGGCCTACGCGGCGCGCGCCGGCGTGCCCTCTCGCCTCTTCATCCCCGAGGACACGCCGGAGGGCGTCGCTCGGCGCTGCGAGCACTACGGCGCCGATATCGTCCGGGTCGATGGACTCATCGACGAGTGCGGCCGCCTCTCCGCCGAATACGGGGCGGAGACGGGCGCGTTCAACATCTCCACGCTGAAGGAGCCCTACCGGATCGAGGGGAAGAAGACGATGATGCTCGAGATCGTCGAAGCGCTCGGCTGGCGGGCGCCCGACGCCATCGTCTATCCCACGGGCGGCGGCACCGGCCTCATCGGCAGCGCCAAGACGCTGGCGGAACTGCGGGAATTGGGCCTGATCGACGGCGACACGCGCCTCTACGCGGTGCAGGGCACGGGGTGCGCGCCCATCGTGCGCGCGCACGCCGCAGGCGAGGCGTACGCCGAGCCATGGCGGAATGCCTCGACCGAAGCCTGGGGGCTCCGCGTCCCGGGTGCGCTCGGAGACTTCCTGATGCTCGAAGCCATCCGGGAATCGGGCGGAGGCGGCGTCGCCGTTTCCGACGATGCGATGAAGGTCGGGGCCCTCGAGCTCGGCGCCGCCGGCGTGGGGGCCGCGATCGAGGGCGGGGCCACCCTCGCCGGGGCACGCGAACTTCGGCGATCCGGAGAACTGCGCGACGGCGAGACGGTTGTCCTCTTCAACACCGGGAACCTGCTCACGTACTAG